A stretch of Deinococcus seoulensis DNA encodes these proteins:
- a CDS encoding glycoside hydrolase family 43 protein yields MTAQPPTRETVTVTNPVLPGFHPDPSILRVGTDYYLATSTFQWYPGVAIYHSRDLVHWRLAARPLDRLTQLDMRGNADSGGIWAPCLSHDGEQFHLIYTDVKSWGINEVFKDSHNYLTTAPDIDGPWSDPVYLNSSGFDPSLFHDEDGKKWFLNMVWDHRPGRNPFAGIVLQEYSPAQKRLVGPREIIFTGTDLKVTEGPHVYRKDGWYYLLTAEGGTSWEHAVTLARSRRLHGPYEVHPQNPLITALDAPHLPIQKSGHASLTDTPDGQWIMAHLCGRPLTTHGECPLGRETALQALKWPEGDWPTLAQGGHHPAEHPPLPALPPHPWPDVPARDDFSGPQLRPEWMTLRAPPGVLGVSLAEGGGLRLRGAESLMSRHRVSLVGRRLQSLHARLRTSLDFAPEDFQQMAGLSAYYDSRNWVYLRVSHDEAAGRSLNITSCENGLYREHLPQDVSTGDGPIHLEVQYDGPTFRFRHSTDGETWQAIGEPFSAGLLSDEHCGGLSFTGTFLALTCQDLSGRGQTATFHWAEYIEH; encoded by the coding sequence ATGACCGCCCAGCCCCCCACCCGCGAGACCGTCACCGTCACCAACCCCGTCCTGCCGGGCTTCCACCCGGACCCGAGCATCCTGCGCGTCGGGACCGACTACTACCTGGCGACCAGCACCTTCCAGTGGTACCCGGGCGTGGCGATCTACCACTCGCGGGACCTGGTGCACTGGCGGCTCGCGGCCCGCCCGCTGGACCGCCTGACGCAGCTGGACATGCGCGGCAACGCCGACTCCGGCGGCATCTGGGCGCCGTGCCTGAGCCACGACGGCGAGCAGTTCCACCTGATCTACACCGACGTGAAATCCTGGGGCATCAACGAGGTCTTCAAGGACAGCCACAACTACCTGACGACCGCGCCGGACATCGACGGCCCCTGGTCCGACCCGGTGTACCTGAACTCCAGCGGCTTCGACCCCAGCCTCTTCCACGATGAAGATGGAAAGAAATGGTTCCTGAACATGGTCTGGGACCACCGCCCCGGCCGTAACCCCTTCGCGGGCATCGTGCTGCAGGAGTACAGCCCCGCCCAGAAGCGACTGGTCGGCCCGCGCGAGATCATCTTCACCGGCACGGACCTGAAAGTGACGGAAGGTCCGCACGTGTACCGCAAGGACGGCTGGTACTACCTGCTGACCGCCGAGGGCGGCACCAGCTGGGAGCACGCCGTGACCCTGGCCCGCTCCCGCCGCCTGCACGGCCCGTACGAGGTCCACCCGCAGAACCCGCTGATCACCGCGCTGGACGCCCCGCACCTGCCCATCCAGAAGTCCGGGCACGCCAGCCTGACCGACACCCCGGACGGCCAGTGGATCATGGCGCACCTGTGCGGCCGGCCCCTGACCACCCACGGCGAATGCCCCCTGGGCCGCGAGACGGCCCTCCAGGCGCTGAAGTGGCCCGAGGGGGACTGGCCGACCCTCGCGCAGGGCGGCCACCACCCCGCCGAGCACCCGCCGCTGCCCGCCCTGCCTCCCCACCCCTGGCCCGACGTGCCCGCCCGCGACGACTTCAGCGGCCCGCAGTTGCGTCCGGAATGGATGACGCTGCGCGCCCCACCCGGGGTTCTCGGCGTGTCCCTGGCAGAGGGGGGCGGCCTGCGCCTGCGCGGCGCGGAGTCTCTGATGAGCCGCCACCGCGTGTCCCTGGTCGGCCGCCGCCTGCAGAGCCTGCACGCCCGCCTGCGCACCAGCCTGGACTTCGCCCCCGAGGACTTCCAGCAGATGGCAGGCCTGAGCGCCTACTACGACTCCCGCAACTGGGTGTACCTGCGCGTCAGCCACGACGAGGCGGCCGGGCGTTCCCTGAACATCACGAGCTGCGAGAACGGCCTGTACCGCGAACACCTCCCGCAGGACGTGAGCACCGGCGACGGCCCCATCCACCTCGAAGTGCAGTACGACGGCCCCACCTTCCGCTTCCGCCACAGCACGGACGGCGAGACGTGGCAGGCCATCGGCGAACCGTTCAGCGCCGGCCTGCTCAGCGACGAACACTGCGGCGGCCTCAGCTTCACCGGCACCTTCCTCGCCCTCACCTGCCAGGACCTGAGCGGGCGCGGCCAGACCGCCACCTTCCACTGGGCCGAATACATCGAACACTGA